One window of Silurus meridionalis isolate SWU-2019-XX chromosome 9, ASM1480568v1, whole genome shotgun sequence genomic DNA carries:
- the immp1l gene encoding mitochondrial inner membrane protease subunit 1 isoform X1, with amino-acid sequence MSQHLFSKVLGFFGYAVQYGCIAHCTFEYIGEFVMCSGPSMEPTITNYDIVFSERLSRHLYRIEKGDIVIAKSPFDPKMNICKRVIGLEGDKVCTSGPLDKFKTHTFVPRGHVWLEGDNLQNSTDSRSYGPVPYALIQGRVCLKLWPPHSVGVLNKSPNAERILRTE; translated from the exons ATGTCACAGCATTTGTTTAGCAAggtgttgggtttttttggctATGCTGTTCAGTATGGCTGCATCGCTCACTGCACATTCGAGTACATTGGAGAGTTTGTCATG TGTTCAGGACCATCTATGGAACCAACCATCACCAATTACGACATTGTTTTTTCAGAACGCCTCAGCAGACACTTATACCGCATAGAGAA agggGATATTGTTATTGCCAAGAGCCCATTTGACCCAAAAATGAACATCTGTAAACGAGTTATTGGACTGGAGGGAGATAAAGTGTGCACCAGTGGACCTTTAGataaatttaaaacacacactttt gtccCAAGAGGTCATGTGTGGCTGGAAGGTGATAATTTGCAGAACTCCACAGACTCACGGAGTTATGGTCCTGTTCCCTATGCACTAATACAAGGACGAGTATGTTTAAAG CTATGGCCTCCACACAGTGTTGGCGTGTTAAACAAGAGTCCTAACGCCGAGCGCATTTTACGCACTGAATAA
- the e2f8 gene encoding transcription factor E2F8 isoform X3, translated as MSSTLLDDQQLKQNREVSTSSSLTACEKKKVVFVEPQTQVKGRFQEAQKVMGPLSTPKKGPEAPGGDPWTPTSNLKMLISAASPEIRNREKEKKSSEETENSSQQDTEQGEESERLQLSRKEKSLGLLCHKFLARYPDHPNPAVNNDICLDDVAIELNVERRRIYDIMNVLESLNMVSRLAKNRYTWHGRAQLAQTLALLQREGEKHHYNQQIQQIRQRHAEDVLELEGEEKENEDPDGEIIHRESSFSEASVDAKGASRKDKSLRVMSQKFVMLFLVSSPRVVSLEIAAKILIGEDQVVDQDKSKFKTKIRRLYDISNVLSSLKLIKKVHVTEERGRKPAFKWTGPENLLQGMRVEASSRPFESRSSVDNCTKNLFSSPSTKRGFTRHPSLVKLAKSIEDDRRKINSAPSSPIKIASDAANGSFFSSKMDHLAAICKMQLDQQAGNVPKQSNPKEAVHLQHKSSVLSPCPSTMTAGTDACPQTVQLSFAPPPCCSFVPVLLPHAVYVTQTPVRPRSVTRPLPSSTAVRSMTFESPRSANPKASPASVTITSQRLLHGYEPASPALKRTCLDSLERSPAKIKRNDVMTNSKSVSPKLCEILQARLKDRRGTLNSSRASARALHLEPEFTKTPHNNSDTVEHSMELPHFLETEERDLKIHNQATPTLQDSTGHTNTETLIPTGYLIPITQQPLLSFKETLTSSGETNKTPTYIYQTPNTGSEVPSPQEFTPSPLPIHRPTHRVSPNPSFLNFTLQNLALIHSTQTTTHTAPANEQPSPVPCTHAHAHTPLQTHGMIFIKPVSPLTLISLQQPALTTPKSGSASQTCFFHTPVSTVVTSTATKSLYIPQRKLDVSSEEH; from the exons ATGTCCAGCACTTTACTGGATGATCAACAGTTGAAGCAAAACCGTGAGGTTTCCACCAGCAGCTCGCTGACTGCTTGTGAGAAG aaaaaagtTGTGTTTGTGGAGCCACAAACACAAGTTAAAGGAAGATTTCAGGAAGCTCAAAAGGTAATGGGACCTTTATCAACGCCTAAGAAGGGACCAGAGGCCCCAGGAGGGGACCCATGGACACCGACATCCAACTTGAAAATGCTGATCAGTGCTGCGAGTCCAGAAATACGCAatcgagagaaagagaagaaaagcagTGAGGAAACTGAGAACTCCTCTCAG CAGGATACTGAACAAGGAGAAGAATCAGAAAGGCTACAGCTCAGTCGAAAAGAGAAGAGTCTTGGGTTGCTGTGTCACAAATTCTTGGCACGTTATCCAGATCATCCGAATCCAGCTGTAAACAACGACATTTGCCTTGATGATGTTGCGATTGAACTGA ATGTAGAACGGCGGCGTATTTATGACATCATGAATGTCCTGGAGAGCCTGAACATGGTCAGCCGTTTGGCTAAAAACCGCTACACATGGCATGGTCGTGCCCAGCTTGCACAAACCCTAGCATTGCTgcaaagagagggagagaaacatCACTATAACCAGCAGATTCAACAGATACGGCAGAGACATGCAGAGGATGTGCTGGAGCTGgagggagaggagaaagagaacgaGGACCCCGATGGGGAAATCATACACAGGGAGTCAAGCTTTAGTGAAGCCTCCGTTGATGCGAAAGGGG CTAGCCGTAAGGATAAATCCCTGCGTGTGATGAGTCAGAAATTTGTTATGCTGTTCCTGGTGTCGAGTCCACGTGTGGTGAGCCTGGAAATCGCAGCCAAGATACTTATTGGAGAAGACCAGGTGGTGGACCAGGACAAGAGCAAGTTCAAGA caaagatTCGTCGTCTATATGACATTTCCAATGTCCTCAGTAGTCTTAAGCTTATTAAGAAAGTGCATGTAACTGAAGAACGAGGAAGAAAACCAGCATTTAAATGGACAGGACCAGAAAATCTTTTACAGG GTATGCGGGTTGAGGCTTCCTCTCGCCCTTTCGAATCCCGCTCGTCTGTGGATAACTGTACTAAAAATCTTTTCAGCTCCCCCAGCACCAAACGAGGTTTTACACGACATCCTTCACTTGTCAAATTGGCAAAAAGCATTGAGGACGATCGCAGGAAGATCAACTCTGCTCCATCAAGTCCCATTAAAATCGCAA gtGATGCAGCAAATGGAAGCTTCTTTTCAAGTAAAATGGATCACCTTGCTGCGATTTGTAAAATGCAGCTGGACCAACAggctgg GAATGTTCCAAAGCAGAGTAATCCGAAAGAGGCTGTTCACTTACAACATAAAAGCTCAGTGTTGTCACCCTGTCCCTCCACGATGACAGCAGGAACAGATGCTTGTCCCCAGACAGTGCAGTTATCATTTGCACCTCCTCCCTGCTGCTCATTCGTTCCTGTGCTGCTTCCCCATGCTGTGTATGTCACACAAACCCCTGTTCGTCCTCGCTCTGTGACCAGGCCTTTGCCGTCCAGCACTGCTGTGCGCTCCATGACCTTTGAAAGCCCCAGATCAGCAAATCCAAAGGCCTCACCAGCATCTGTAACGATCACAAGTCAGAGACTGCTGCACGGTTACGAGCCAGCAAGTCCTGCCTTGAAACGGACATGTTTAGATAGTTTAGAAAGAAGTCCAGCAAAGATAAAACGGAATGACGTGATGACAAACTCAAAG AGCGTGTCCCCTAAGTTGTGTGAGATCCTACAAGCTCGTCTGAAAGATCGTAGAGGAACCTTGAATTCCAGTCGTGCCTCAGCGAGAGCTCTACACCTCGAACCTGAATTTACCAAAACACCCCATAATAATTCTGACACTGTAGAGCACAGCATGGAGCTGCCACACTTCCTGGAGACCGAGGAGAGGGACTTGAAAATACATAACCAGGCTACACCTACTCTGCAGGACTCAACGgggcacacaaacacagag actctgatccCTACAGGTTATTTGATTCCAATTACTCAACAGCCTCTGCTCAGCTTTAAAGAAACTCTGACCTCCAGTGGAGAGACGAATAAAACACCAACATACATTTATCAAACTCCAAACACAG GTTCGGAAGTCCCTTCACCCCAGGAGTTTACCCCTTCCCCATTACCCATCCATCGCCCCACCCACCGGGTCAGCCCAAATCCATCATTCCTCAACTTCACCTTGCAGAACCTTGCTTTGATCCACAGCACAcaaaccaccacacacacagcaccagCAAACGAGCAGCCGAGCCCTGTACCCTGCACGCACGCACATGCTCACACACCGCTTCAGACACATGGCATGATCTTCATAAAACCTGTCTCACCCCTCACACTTATCAGCCTGCAGCAG CCTGCTTTGACTACTCCCAAAAGTGGCTCCGCCTCTCAGACGTGTTTTTTTCACACACCGGTCTCTACTGTGGTCACGTCCACTGCCACTAAGAGCCTGTACATCCCTCAGAGAAAGCTGGACGTGAGCTCAGAGGAACACTGA
- the e2f8 gene encoding transcription factor E2F8 isoform X1 — protein MLSPILHNAIKKRWKMSSTLLDDQQLKQNREVSTSSSLTACEKKKVVFVEPQTQVKGRFQEAQKVMGPLSTPKKGPEAPGGDPWTPTSNLKMLISAASPEIRNREKEKKSSEETENSSQQDTEQGEESERLQLSRKEKSLGLLCHKFLARYPDHPNPAVNNDICLDDVAIELNVERRRIYDIMNVLESLNMVSRLAKNRYTWHGRAQLAQTLALLQREGEKHHYNQQIQQIRQRHAEDVLELEGEEKENEDPDGEIIHRESSFSEASVDAKGASRKDKSLRVMSQKFVMLFLVSSPRVVSLEIAAKILIGEDQVVDQDKSKFKTKIRRLYDISNVLSSLKLIKKVHVTEERGRKPAFKWTGPENLLQGMRVEASSRPFESRSSVDNCTKNLFSSPSTKRGFTRHPSLVKLAKSIEDDRRKINSAPSSPIKIASDAANGSFFSSKMDHLAAICKMQLDQQAGNVPKQSNPKEAVHLQHKSSVLSPCPSTMTAGTDACPQTVQLSFAPPPCCSFVPVLLPHAVYVTQTPVRPRSVTRPLPSSTAVRSMTFESPRSANPKASPASVTITSQRLLHGYEPASPALKRTCLDSLERSPAKIKRNDVMTNSKSVSPKLCEILQARLKDRRGTLNSSRASARALHLEPEFTKTPHNNSDTVEHSMELPHFLETEERDLKIHNQATPTLQDSTGHTNTETLIPTGYLIPITQQPLLSFKETLTSSGETNKTPTYIYQTPNTGSEVPSPQEFTPSPLPIHRPTHRVSPNPSFLNFTLQNLALIHSTQTTTHTAPANEQPSPVPCTHAHAHTPLQTHGMIFIKPVSPLTLISLQQPALTTPKSGSASQTCFFHTPVSTVVTSTATKSLYIPQRKLDVSSEEH, from the exons ATGCTTTCTCCTATACTTCATAATGCTATAAAGAAAAG GTGGAAGATGTCCAGCACTTTACTGGATGATCAACAGTTGAAGCAAAACCGTGAGGTTTCCACCAGCAGCTCGCTGACTGCTTGTGAGAAG aaaaaagtTGTGTTTGTGGAGCCACAAACACAAGTTAAAGGAAGATTTCAGGAAGCTCAAAAGGTAATGGGACCTTTATCAACGCCTAAGAAGGGACCAGAGGCCCCAGGAGGGGACCCATGGACACCGACATCCAACTTGAAAATGCTGATCAGTGCTGCGAGTCCAGAAATACGCAatcgagagaaagagaagaaaagcagTGAGGAAACTGAGAACTCCTCTCAG CAGGATACTGAACAAGGAGAAGAATCAGAAAGGCTACAGCTCAGTCGAAAAGAGAAGAGTCTTGGGTTGCTGTGTCACAAATTCTTGGCACGTTATCCAGATCATCCGAATCCAGCTGTAAACAACGACATTTGCCTTGATGATGTTGCGATTGAACTGA ATGTAGAACGGCGGCGTATTTATGACATCATGAATGTCCTGGAGAGCCTGAACATGGTCAGCCGTTTGGCTAAAAACCGCTACACATGGCATGGTCGTGCCCAGCTTGCACAAACCCTAGCATTGCTgcaaagagagggagagaaacatCACTATAACCAGCAGATTCAACAGATACGGCAGAGACATGCAGAGGATGTGCTGGAGCTGgagggagaggagaaagagaacgaGGACCCCGATGGGGAAATCATACACAGGGAGTCAAGCTTTAGTGAAGCCTCCGTTGATGCGAAAGGGG CTAGCCGTAAGGATAAATCCCTGCGTGTGATGAGTCAGAAATTTGTTATGCTGTTCCTGGTGTCGAGTCCACGTGTGGTGAGCCTGGAAATCGCAGCCAAGATACTTATTGGAGAAGACCAGGTGGTGGACCAGGACAAGAGCAAGTTCAAGA caaagatTCGTCGTCTATATGACATTTCCAATGTCCTCAGTAGTCTTAAGCTTATTAAGAAAGTGCATGTAACTGAAGAACGAGGAAGAAAACCAGCATTTAAATGGACAGGACCAGAAAATCTTTTACAGG GTATGCGGGTTGAGGCTTCCTCTCGCCCTTTCGAATCCCGCTCGTCTGTGGATAACTGTACTAAAAATCTTTTCAGCTCCCCCAGCACCAAACGAGGTTTTACACGACATCCTTCACTTGTCAAATTGGCAAAAAGCATTGAGGACGATCGCAGGAAGATCAACTCTGCTCCATCAAGTCCCATTAAAATCGCAA gtGATGCAGCAAATGGAAGCTTCTTTTCAAGTAAAATGGATCACCTTGCTGCGATTTGTAAAATGCAGCTGGACCAACAggctgg GAATGTTCCAAAGCAGAGTAATCCGAAAGAGGCTGTTCACTTACAACATAAAAGCTCAGTGTTGTCACCCTGTCCCTCCACGATGACAGCAGGAACAGATGCTTGTCCCCAGACAGTGCAGTTATCATTTGCACCTCCTCCCTGCTGCTCATTCGTTCCTGTGCTGCTTCCCCATGCTGTGTATGTCACACAAACCCCTGTTCGTCCTCGCTCTGTGACCAGGCCTTTGCCGTCCAGCACTGCTGTGCGCTCCATGACCTTTGAAAGCCCCAGATCAGCAAATCCAAAGGCCTCACCAGCATCTGTAACGATCACAAGTCAGAGACTGCTGCACGGTTACGAGCCAGCAAGTCCTGCCTTGAAACGGACATGTTTAGATAGTTTAGAAAGAAGTCCAGCAAAGATAAAACGGAATGACGTGATGACAAACTCAAAG AGCGTGTCCCCTAAGTTGTGTGAGATCCTACAAGCTCGTCTGAAAGATCGTAGAGGAACCTTGAATTCCAGTCGTGCCTCAGCGAGAGCTCTACACCTCGAACCTGAATTTACCAAAACACCCCATAATAATTCTGACACTGTAGAGCACAGCATGGAGCTGCCACACTTCCTGGAGACCGAGGAGAGGGACTTGAAAATACATAACCAGGCTACACCTACTCTGCAGGACTCAACGgggcacacaaacacagag actctgatccCTACAGGTTATTTGATTCCAATTACTCAACAGCCTCTGCTCAGCTTTAAAGAAACTCTGACCTCCAGTGGAGAGACGAATAAAACACCAACATACATTTATCAAACTCCAAACACAG GTTCGGAAGTCCCTTCACCCCAGGAGTTTACCCCTTCCCCATTACCCATCCATCGCCCCACCCACCGGGTCAGCCCAAATCCATCATTCCTCAACTTCACCTTGCAGAACCTTGCTTTGATCCACAGCACAcaaaccaccacacacacagcaccagCAAACGAGCAGCCGAGCCCTGTACCCTGCACGCACGCACATGCTCACACACCGCTTCAGACACATGGCATGATCTTCATAAAACCTGTCTCACCCCTCACACTTATCAGCCTGCAGCAG CCTGCTTTGACTACTCCCAAAAGTGGCTCCGCCTCTCAGACGTGTTTTTTTCACACACCGGTCTCTACTGTGGTCACGTCCACTGCCACTAAGAGCCTGTACATCCCTCAGAGAAAGCTGGACGTGAGCTCAGAGGAACACTGA
- the immp1l gene encoding mitochondrial inner membrane protease subunit 1 isoform X2, with protein MSQHLFSKVLGFFGYAVQYGCIAHCTFEYIGEFVMCSGPSMEPTITNYDIVFSERLSRHLYRIEKGDIVIAKSPFDPKMNICKRVIGLEGDKVCTSGPLDKFKTHTFVPRGHVWLEGDNLQNSTDSRSYGPVPYALIQGRVCLKNKTLVAHQ; from the exons ATGTCACAGCATTTGTTTAGCAAggtgttgggtttttttggctATGCTGTTCAGTATGGCTGCATCGCTCACTGCACATTCGAGTACATTGGAGAGTTTGTCATG TGTTCAGGACCATCTATGGAACCAACCATCACCAATTACGACATTGTTTTTTCAGAACGCCTCAGCAGACACTTATACCGCATAGAGAA agggGATATTGTTATTGCCAAGAGCCCATTTGACCCAAAAATGAACATCTGTAAACGAGTTATTGGACTGGAGGGAGATAAAGTGTGCACCAGTGGACCTTTAGataaatttaaaacacacactttt gtccCAAGAGGTCATGTGTGGCTGGAAGGTGATAATTTGCAGAACTCCACAGACTCACGGAGTTATGGTCCTGTTCCCTATGCACTAATACAAGGACGAGTATGTTTAAAG aaTAAAACTCTTGTCGCACATCAATGA
- the e2f8 gene encoding transcription factor E2F8 isoform X2: MLSPILHNAIKKRWKMSSTLLDDQQLKQNREVSTSSSLTACEKKKVVFVEPQTQVKGRFQEAQKVMGPLSTPKKGPEAPGGDPWTPTSNLKMLISAASPEIRNREKEKKSSEETENSSQDTEQGEESERLQLSRKEKSLGLLCHKFLARYPDHPNPAVNNDICLDDVAIELNVERRRIYDIMNVLESLNMVSRLAKNRYTWHGRAQLAQTLALLQREGEKHHYNQQIQQIRQRHAEDVLELEGEEKENEDPDGEIIHRESSFSEASVDAKGASRKDKSLRVMSQKFVMLFLVSSPRVVSLEIAAKILIGEDQVVDQDKSKFKTKIRRLYDISNVLSSLKLIKKVHVTEERGRKPAFKWTGPENLLQGMRVEASSRPFESRSSVDNCTKNLFSSPSTKRGFTRHPSLVKLAKSIEDDRRKINSAPSSPIKIASDAANGSFFSSKMDHLAAICKMQLDQQAGNVPKQSNPKEAVHLQHKSSVLSPCPSTMTAGTDACPQTVQLSFAPPPCCSFVPVLLPHAVYVTQTPVRPRSVTRPLPSSTAVRSMTFESPRSANPKASPASVTITSQRLLHGYEPASPALKRTCLDSLERSPAKIKRNDVMTNSKSVSPKLCEILQARLKDRRGTLNSSRASARALHLEPEFTKTPHNNSDTVEHSMELPHFLETEERDLKIHNQATPTLQDSTGHTNTETLIPTGYLIPITQQPLLSFKETLTSSGETNKTPTYIYQTPNTGSEVPSPQEFTPSPLPIHRPTHRVSPNPSFLNFTLQNLALIHSTQTTTHTAPANEQPSPVPCTHAHAHTPLQTHGMIFIKPVSPLTLISLQQPALTTPKSGSASQTCFFHTPVSTVVTSTATKSLYIPQRKLDVSSEEH, from the exons ATGCTTTCTCCTATACTTCATAATGCTATAAAGAAAAG GTGGAAGATGTCCAGCACTTTACTGGATGATCAACAGTTGAAGCAAAACCGTGAGGTTTCCACCAGCAGCTCGCTGACTGCTTGTGAGAAG aaaaaagtTGTGTTTGTGGAGCCACAAACACAAGTTAAAGGAAGATTTCAGGAAGCTCAAAAGGTAATGGGACCTTTATCAACGCCTAAGAAGGGACCAGAGGCCCCAGGAGGGGACCCATGGACACCGACATCCAACTTGAAAATGCTGATCAGTGCTGCGAGTCCAGAAATACGCAatcgagagaaagagaagaaaagcagTGAGGAAACTGAGAACTCCTCTCAG GATACTGAACAAGGAGAAGAATCAGAAAGGCTACAGCTCAGTCGAAAAGAGAAGAGTCTTGGGTTGCTGTGTCACAAATTCTTGGCACGTTATCCAGATCATCCGAATCCAGCTGTAAACAACGACATTTGCCTTGATGATGTTGCGATTGAACTGA ATGTAGAACGGCGGCGTATTTATGACATCATGAATGTCCTGGAGAGCCTGAACATGGTCAGCCGTTTGGCTAAAAACCGCTACACATGGCATGGTCGTGCCCAGCTTGCACAAACCCTAGCATTGCTgcaaagagagggagagaaacatCACTATAACCAGCAGATTCAACAGATACGGCAGAGACATGCAGAGGATGTGCTGGAGCTGgagggagaggagaaagagaacgaGGACCCCGATGGGGAAATCATACACAGGGAGTCAAGCTTTAGTGAAGCCTCCGTTGATGCGAAAGGGG CTAGCCGTAAGGATAAATCCCTGCGTGTGATGAGTCAGAAATTTGTTATGCTGTTCCTGGTGTCGAGTCCACGTGTGGTGAGCCTGGAAATCGCAGCCAAGATACTTATTGGAGAAGACCAGGTGGTGGACCAGGACAAGAGCAAGTTCAAGA caaagatTCGTCGTCTATATGACATTTCCAATGTCCTCAGTAGTCTTAAGCTTATTAAGAAAGTGCATGTAACTGAAGAACGAGGAAGAAAACCAGCATTTAAATGGACAGGACCAGAAAATCTTTTACAGG GTATGCGGGTTGAGGCTTCCTCTCGCCCTTTCGAATCCCGCTCGTCTGTGGATAACTGTACTAAAAATCTTTTCAGCTCCCCCAGCACCAAACGAGGTTTTACACGACATCCTTCACTTGTCAAATTGGCAAAAAGCATTGAGGACGATCGCAGGAAGATCAACTCTGCTCCATCAAGTCCCATTAAAATCGCAA gtGATGCAGCAAATGGAAGCTTCTTTTCAAGTAAAATGGATCACCTTGCTGCGATTTGTAAAATGCAGCTGGACCAACAggctgg GAATGTTCCAAAGCAGAGTAATCCGAAAGAGGCTGTTCACTTACAACATAAAAGCTCAGTGTTGTCACCCTGTCCCTCCACGATGACAGCAGGAACAGATGCTTGTCCCCAGACAGTGCAGTTATCATTTGCACCTCCTCCCTGCTGCTCATTCGTTCCTGTGCTGCTTCCCCATGCTGTGTATGTCACACAAACCCCTGTTCGTCCTCGCTCTGTGACCAGGCCTTTGCCGTCCAGCACTGCTGTGCGCTCCATGACCTTTGAAAGCCCCAGATCAGCAAATCCAAAGGCCTCACCAGCATCTGTAACGATCACAAGTCAGAGACTGCTGCACGGTTACGAGCCAGCAAGTCCTGCCTTGAAACGGACATGTTTAGATAGTTTAGAAAGAAGTCCAGCAAAGATAAAACGGAATGACGTGATGACAAACTCAAAG AGCGTGTCCCCTAAGTTGTGTGAGATCCTACAAGCTCGTCTGAAAGATCGTAGAGGAACCTTGAATTCCAGTCGTGCCTCAGCGAGAGCTCTACACCTCGAACCTGAATTTACCAAAACACCCCATAATAATTCTGACACTGTAGAGCACAGCATGGAGCTGCCACACTTCCTGGAGACCGAGGAGAGGGACTTGAAAATACATAACCAGGCTACACCTACTCTGCAGGACTCAACGgggcacacaaacacagag actctgatccCTACAGGTTATTTGATTCCAATTACTCAACAGCCTCTGCTCAGCTTTAAAGAAACTCTGACCTCCAGTGGAGAGACGAATAAAACACCAACATACATTTATCAAACTCCAAACACAG GTTCGGAAGTCCCTTCACCCCAGGAGTTTACCCCTTCCCCATTACCCATCCATCGCCCCACCCACCGGGTCAGCCCAAATCCATCATTCCTCAACTTCACCTTGCAGAACCTTGCTTTGATCCACAGCACAcaaaccaccacacacacagcaccagCAAACGAGCAGCCGAGCCCTGTACCCTGCACGCACGCACATGCTCACACACCGCTTCAGACACATGGCATGATCTTCATAAAACCTGTCTCACCCCTCACACTTATCAGCCTGCAGCAG CCTGCTTTGACTACTCCCAAAAGTGGCTCCGCCTCTCAGACGTGTTTTTTTCACACACCGGTCTCTACTGTGGTCACGTCCACTGCCACTAAGAGCCTGTACATCCCTCAGAGAAAGCTGGACGTGAGCTCAGAGGAACACTGA